In one window of Gouania willdenowi chromosome 8, fGouWil2.1, whole genome shotgun sequence DNA:
- the LOC114469055 gene encoding keratin, type I cytoskeletal 13-like, translating into MATMISSFSSRGSSLGSGRALGGRMSSFSMSGAAMGGGSRVSSASHSFSGAGFGSGSGFGSGSGFGASDDSLMGNEKFTMQNLNDRLASYLSKVAALETANADLELKIKGFVESRVGPATRDYSTYYSTIAELQVKVQEALTVRGTVTLSVDNAQLALGDFRMKYENELSMRQSVEADIAGLKMLLGELGVAKTDLSMQMDSLTEEKNTMKTNHQEDLLAMRDQMSGQVNVEVDAAPQEDLTKVIDDIREHYEQVAAKSRKELEAWFNNKTEMLSQEVVTTEMTLKTSTTEVKEVKSQLQALEIELQSQLSMKASLEASLSDIQNRYASMMQNYQLRVSATEQQLQQLRSDMERQQQEYQVLLDIKTKLEMEITEYRRLLDGEGAGSSSSSSVTTKTVTVVETSS; encoded by the exons ATGGCTACCATGATCTCCTCCTTCAGCTCCCGGGGCAGCAGCCTGGGCTCGGGTCGGGCCCTGGGGGGCCGCATGAGCTCCTTCAGCATGTCTGGAGCAGCCATGGGGGGCGGATCTAGAGTCTCCTCCGCCAGCCACAGCTTCTCTGGAGCCGGgtttggttctggttctgggtttggttctggttctgggtTTGGAGCATCTGATGACAGCTTGATGGGGAATGAAAAGTTCACCATGCAGAACCTGAACGACCGACTGGCCTCCTACCTGTCCAAGGTGGCGGCCCTGGAGACGGCCAACGCTGACCTGGAGCTGAAGATCAAAGGGTTTGTGGAGAGCCGAGTCGGCCCGGCAACCAGAGACTACAGCACCTACTACAGCACCATCGCTGAGCTGCAGGTCAAG gtccaGGAGGCACTGACTGTACGTGGTACAGTAACTCTGAGTGTAGATAATGCTCAACTGGCACTGGGCGACTTCAGGATGAA GTATGAGAACGAGCTGTCCATGCGTCAGTCAGTAGAGGCGGACATCGCGGGGCTGAAGATGCTGCTGGGAGAACTGGGCGTGGCTAAGACTGACCTCAGTATGCAGATGGACAGTCTGACAGAGGAGAAGAACACAATGAAGACCAACCATCAAGAG GACCTGTTGGCCATGCGGGACCAGATGAGTGGGCAGGTCAACGTGGAGGTGGACGCTGCTCCTCAGGAGGACCTCACCAAGGTCATCGATGACATCAGAGAACATTACGAACAGGTGGCGGCCAAGAGCCGCAAGGAGTTGGAGGCGTGGTTTAACAACAAG ACGGAGATGCTGAGTCAGGAGGTGGTTACCACGGAGATGACCCTGAAGACGAGCACCACGGAAGTGAAGGAGGTGAAGAGTCAGCTGCAGGCGTTAGAGATAGAACTACAGTCTCAGCTCAGCATG AAAGCGTCTCTAGAAGCTTCTCTGTCTGACATTCAGAACAGATACGCCTCCATGATGCAGAACTACCAGCTgagg GTCAGTGCTacagagcagcagctccaaCAGCTCAGGTCAGACATGGAGCGTCAGCAGCAGGAGTACCAGGTCCTCCTGGACATTAAGACCAAACTAGAGATGGAGATCACTGAGTACAGGAGGCTGCTGgatggagagggggcggg ATCTTCGTCCTCTTCCTCCGTCACCACAAAGACGGTCACTGTGGTAGAAACCTCTTCCTAa